In the Flavisolibacter tropicus genome, one interval contains:
- a CDS encoding riboflavin synthase — protein sequence MQKPEICPMFTGIIEVLGQVKEVEINGTNKTFWIQSPLSSEFKVDQSIAHNGVCLTVEEIRGDSHRVTAVQETLEKTALNQWREGFFVNIERSLLPSSRLDGHFVQGHVDTIGICEKIEDKKGSWEFTFSFSENFAPLVIEKGSISLNGTSLTVYNVGKNTFSVAIIPYTYEHTILQYLKESEQVNLEFDMVGKYIVRNLSLKN from the coding sequence ATGCAAAAACCCGAAATTTGCCCCATGTTTACAGGCATTATTGAGGTTTTAGGCCAGGTTAAAGAGGTAGAAATCAATGGGACGAATAAGACATTTTGGATTCAATCCCCTCTATCTTCTGAATTTAAGGTAGATCAAAGTATAGCCCATAATGGGGTATGTCTTACTGTTGAAGAAATTCGGGGCGACAGCCATAGAGTAACAGCAGTACAAGAGACGCTTGAAAAAACAGCTCTAAATCAATGGCGAGAAGGTTTCTTTGTCAATATTGAGCGTAGCTTATTGCCCTCCAGCCGGTTAGATGGGCACTTTGTCCAAGGGCATGTAGATACAATCGGGATATGCGAAAAGATAGAAGACAAAAAAGGGAGTTGGGAGTTCACCTTTTCATTCTCAGAAAACTTTGCCCCCCTTGTAATAGAAAAGGGCTCAATTAGTTTGAATGGCACTAGTTTGACTGTATATAATGTAGGAAAGAATACTTTTAGCGTTGCTATCATCCCTTATACTTATGAACATACTATACTACAATATTTAAAGGAAAGTGAGCAAGTGAACTTGGAATTTGATATGGTGGGTAAGTATATAGTAAGGAATTTATCTTTAAAAAATTAA
- the hpf gene encoding ribosome hibernation-promoting factor, HPF/YfiA family, with translation MNVHIQTVHFDADSKLIAHVEEKLAKLTQFHDRIIKVDVFLKLDNVVHTIKDKIAEIRVHVPRADFFVKSTSKSFEVSFDEAFESLVNQIKRKKEKLAA, from the coding sequence ATGAACGTTCACATTCAAACAGTTCACTTTGATGCTGACAGCAAGTTAATAGCCCATGTAGAAGAAAAATTGGCAAAATTGACGCAATTTCATGATCGTATCATCAAAGTAGACGTGTTTTTAAAACTGGATAACGTAGTACACACCATTAAAGACAAAATCGCTGAAATTAGAGTGCATGTGCCCAGAGCCGACTTTTTCGTGAAATCTACTAGCAAATCATTTGAAGTTTCTTTCGACGAAGCCTTCGAATCACTTGTGAATCAAATCAAGCGTAAAAAAGAAAAGCTTGCCGCATAA
- a CDS encoding tyrosine-type recombinase/integrase, protein MAIAHPIIQPFLDYLKFEKRFSQHTILAYENDLTAFWDFIITQYGELKLSEISHLYIRTWLASLKDAGLTAKSINRKISTLKSYFKYNMKVGEVEQSPMVKIIAPKNEKRLPQFVADKDINTLFQHVEFPDNWQGKTEYLLLSIFYQTGMRLSELINLKESSISYYNQTIRVLGKGSKERVLPVSGELLALIKSYCAEKVALDKGNTENLLVTEKGKPLAPRQVYSMVKKYLSQVTTIEKRSPHVLRHTFATHLVNNGADLNAIKEMLGHSSLAATQVYTHNTIEKLKNIHQKAHPKA, encoded by the coding sequence ATGGCCATCGCACATCCAATTATTCAACCCTTCCTCGATTATCTCAAATTCGAGAAGCGATTCTCGCAGCACACTATCCTTGCGTATGAGAATGATCTCACCGCTTTTTGGGACTTTATCATTACCCAGTATGGTGAGCTGAAGCTATCTGAAATCTCCCATTTATATATACGTACCTGGTTAGCGTCTTTAAAAGATGCGGGCCTAACGGCCAAAAGTATCAATCGCAAGATATCTACCCTCAAGTCCTATTTTAAGTATAACATGAAAGTAGGCGAGGTGGAGCAGTCGCCTATGGTGAAGATCATTGCGCCTAAGAACGAAAAGCGGTTACCTCAATTTGTGGCCGACAAGGATATAAATACGCTATTCCAGCATGTGGAGTTTCCTGACAACTGGCAGGGAAAAACTGAATACCTACTACTCTCTATCTTTTACCAAACCGGGATGCGCTTAAGCGAGTTGATCAACTTAAAAGAGTCAAGTATTTCTTATTATAATCAAACCATACGGGTTTTAGGAAAAGGCAGTAAAGAAAGGGTGCTTCCCGTAAGTGGTGAATTGCTGGCACTGATAAAGTCATATTGTGCTGAAAAAGTGGCTTTGGATAAGGGCAATACTGAGAACTTGTTAGTTACGGAGAAAGGAAAACCGCTGGCACCTCGGCAGGTTTATAGCATGGTGAAAAAATATTTAAGCCAAGTCACCACTATAGAAAAGAGAAGCCCGCACGTGCTGCGCCATACATTTGCTACCCATTTAGTCAACAATGGCGCTGATTTAAATGCTATAAAAGAGATGCTGGGACACAGCAGTTTAGCCGCCACACAGGTATACACCCACAATACCATTGAAAAGCTGAAGAATATACATCAAAAAGCACATCCAAAGGCTTAA
- the tyrS gene encoding tyrosine--tRNA ligase, with protein MNLIEELRWRGMIHDIMPGTEEQLQKEMTTGYIGFDPTADSLHIGSLVPILLLVHLQKAGHKPIALVGGATGMIGDPSMKSEERNLLDEATLQKNIKGVHNQLAKFLDFDPSKPNAAEMANNYDWFKSISFIDFLRDTGKHITVNYMMAKDSVKKRIEGETGISYTEFAYQLMQGYDFYWLYMNKNCKLQMGGSDQWGNMTTGTELVRRKVGGEAFVFTNPLITKADGGKFGKTESGNIWLDAEKTTPYQFYQFWLNAADSDAEKWIKIFTFLPKEIIDELTTEHQKDASKRVLQKRLAEEVTKFVHGEEAYQKAIETTQKLFAQQNAPAESLSVEDLEGMEGIVKVNVSKEQLATGIDIISFLADTGIFPSKGEARKMIQNGGVSINRKKVDNIQYTVDSSLLLHEQYLLVQKGKKNYYLVSAQ; from the coding sequence ATGAATTTAATAGAAGAATTACGGTGGCGTGGCATGATCCACGACATTATGCCTGGTACCGAAGAACAACTGCAAAAAGAGATGACAACCGGCTATATAGGTTTTGACCCTACAGCCGATAGTTTGCATATTGGAAGCCTGGTACCCATTCTATTGCTCGTTCACTTGCAAAAAGCCGGACATAAGCCTATTGCTTTAGTGGGTGGAGCCACCGGCATGATTGGCGATCCTTCTATGAAAAGCGAGGAACGCAACTTATTGGATGAAGCCACCTTACAGAAAAATATTAAGGGCGTACACAACCAGCTAGCCAAATTCCTGGATTTTGACCCATCTAAGCCTAATGCCGCTGAAATGGCTAACAACTACGACTGGTTCAAGTCCATTTCCTTTATTGACTTCCTCCGCGATACTGGCAAGCATATTACGGTGAACTATATGATGGCCAAGGATAGTGTAAAAAAGCGCATAGAAGGCGAAACCGGTATCAGCTATACCGAGTTTGCGTACCAATTGATGCAAGGCTATGACTTTTACTGGTTATACATGAACAAAAACTGTAAGCTACAAATGGGCGGTAGCGACCAGTGGGGCAATATGACCACCGGTACCGAACTGGTTCGCCGCAAAGTAGGTGGAGAGGCTTTTGTATTCACTAACCCGTTGATTACCAAGGCTGATGGCGGAAAGTTTGGCAAAACAGAATCCGGCAATATCTGGCTGGATGCGGAAAAGACAACCCCTTACCAGTTCTACCAGTTCTGGCTAAACGCCGCTGATTCAGATGCTGAAAAATGGATCAAGATCTTTACATTCCTGCCTAAGGAAATTATAGACGAATTAACTACCGAACACCAAAAAGACGCCTCCAAGCGTGTATTGCAAAAGCGTTTGGCCGAGGAAGTGACAAAGTTTGTTCACGGTGAAGAGGCTTACCAGAAAGCCATTGAAACCACTCAAAAACTGTTTGCCCAGCAAAATGCACCGGCAGAAAGCCTGAGTGTTGAAGATCTGGAAGGCATGGAAGGCATTGTAAAAGTGAACGTGAGTAAGGAGCAACTAGCTACAGGTATAGATATCATCAGCTTCCTAGCCGACACGGGCATCTTCCCTAGTAAGGGTGAAGCCCGCAAAATGATCCAAAACGGTGGCGTAAGCATTAATAGGAAAAAAGTTGACAATATACAGTATACAGTTGACAGCTCTCTTCTACTTCATGAACAATATTTATTGGTGCAGAAAGGAAAAAAGAATTACTACCTGGTTTCAGCACAATAA
- a CDS encoding acyltransferase family protein, which translates to MKKYFEELDSLRFFIFIMISAHHIGVWQYDHGHTYFFALSGFLIGHTTFKRLELNQAFSIKYFLLNRILRTFPVYFLVLLICGISYLIFQFLGKHISINDYWSYFFFLQNYFAGDALFILKNLWAMAVTEQLYLGWGILMVLFRKNMITLLPWLALSFTILAFMVGCFTNNVYESTLSYAGIFCFSAYAASFYFTKNKIFRFIYSLSSNTILFFVSLFIVALISGFYFLAGIGYLLKEHIMTFLFCGLLMLVCFKKDGNFHILANKKGRYLGKLSYGLYCYHAFAITAVLMYSNYKKWEINRVGLFLIALSLTIIISTISYEYYEKRFLKLKHTI; encoded by the coding sequence TTGAAGAAGTATTTTGAAGAGTTAGACAGTCTCAGGTTTTTCATATTTATTATGATTTCAGCCCATCATATTGGTGTCTGGCAATATGATCATGGGCATACTTATTTTTTTGCTTTGTCTGGATTTTTAATTGGACATACCACATTCAAAAGGCTTGAGCTTAACCAAGCATTTTCAATAAAGTATTTTTTACTAAATAGGATATTGAGAACATTTCCTGTCTACTTCCTTGTCCTTTTGATTTGTGGTATTTCCTATCTTATATTTCAGTTTTTAGGAAAGCATATTTCTATTAATGACTATTGGTCATATTTTTTCTTTCTACAAAATTACTTTGCAGGCGATGCCTTGTTTATACTAAAAAATCTTTGGGCAATGGCTGTAACAGAGCAATTGTATCTTGGATGGGGTATCCTGATGGTTCTGTTCAGAAAAAATATGATCACTTTATTACCCTGGTTGGCACTTAGTTTTACTATTCTAGCTTTCATGGTAGGGTGTTTTACCAATAATGTCTATGAAAGTACGCTCTCATATGCAGGAATATTTTGCTTCTCTGCTTACGCCGCGAGTTTTTATTTTACGAAAAACAAGATTTTTCGATTCATTTATAGTTTAAGCTCAAACACTATACTATTTTTTGTCAGCCTCTTTATAGTTGCTTTAATTAGCGGATTTTATTTTTTAGCAGGCATAGGCTATCTTTTAAAGGAGCATATAATGACATTTTTGTTCTGCGGCTTATTGATGTTGGTTTGTTTTAAAAAAGATGGAAACTTTCATATTCTAGCCAATAAAAAAGGGCGCTATTTAGGCAAATTGTCTTATGGGCTTTATTGTTACCATGCTTTTGCTATTACAGCGGTGCTTATGTATAGTAATTATAAAAAGTGGGAGATAAATCGAGTTGGACTTTTTTTAATAGCACTATCACTTACAATTATTATTTCTACTATTAGCTATGAGTATTATGAAAAACGATTTCTTAAACTAAAGCATACAATTTAA
- the rpsU gene encoding 30S ribosomal protein S21: MLIIDSKDCENIDKALKKYKKKFEKAKILLQLRERQSFTKPSVKRRGEVLKAIYKQQIASGKIEG; encoded by the coding sequence ATGTTAATCATTGATTCTAAGGACTGCGAGAACATAGACAAAGCTTTGAAGAAGTATAAAAAGAAATTCGAAAAAGCTAAGATCTTATTGCAGTTGCGTGAGCGCCAGTCATTTACTAAGCCATCTGTAAAACGCAGAGGTGAAGTATTGAAGGCGATCTACAAACAACAGATTGCCAGCGGAAAAATTGAAGGTTAA
- a CDS encoding C25 family cysteine peptidase has protein sequence MKKFFVCLLILSGFISKAQVYNNEWIDHSKTYYKFKVGKTGLHRIPQTVVSAAGLGSTPAEYFQLWRNGTQVPIYTTVSSGPMSASDYIEFWGEMNDGRPDKELYRNPGYQLNDKYSLLTDTAVYFLTVDPVVSNNLRLRDVANNVGGNTLAPEPYFMYTVGNYFNKARLNNGYAVNVGETLYSSSYDRGEGWTSAEIGGTPHTYTFSDLNVSTTGPDAKFTIALSGNRVNPRSYRVKVNSDSLLGKQMDYYNDSKDSGTFSASKLAATNKALIEVAQISSVGSDAMVIHKYELTYPRQFNFGAQQNFEFALPASASGNYLEIKNFNFGSVAPVLYDLTNGKRYVGNISTPTIVKVVLEPSLADRRLVLVSQVAANNTSIASLETRKFVDYAQASNQGNYIIITNSLLVPSSGANPIEDYKQYRSSVEGGSHSVVVAMIDELVDQFAFGIKKHPMAVRDFLLYAREQFTVKPKNVLLIGKGVNYVHQRVYENYADLDKLNLVPTFGWPASDILLACDKGYAIPKLPIGRLSVVSPTEISDYLNKIKEYESSQRVSSPLVKDRAWMKNVMHVVGASEPSLQRILDYYMQGYSNTISDTLFGAKVYTISKNSPEVVQEVNNGLIDKLFEDGLSLITYFGHSSVTTLAFDLNGPSKYNNPGKYPFFVALGCMAGDFYNFNTTRFVNKETLSEKFVLAPKRGSISFIASSSYGIPHYLDIYNSRFYKNISVNGYGESIGESMSATVSQTMSYTTQEDFYARSTCEQIALHGDPALKLNYFLKPDFVIEEPNLRVSPSFVSVTDKTFSLNAKILNIGRGINTDLIVEVKRELPNGSSGIIFRDTIPATRFEDSIHVLIPINPISDKGLNKLTVTIDPENLINESYETNNTITKEVVIYNDEIHPIYPYNYSIVNRQGIKLIASTANPFAEEKEYRLEVDTTESFQTPLSVKTIKAVGGIVEFNPGITFNDNSVYYWRVAPVSSSIRTWNSASFVYIPNHDLGFNQSHVDQHQYSEKQQITLNKRGRWNFDSVLQNLNIRNCVTISASSAETDFSIAINGDRSLLRNACGRSILAFNAFDPKTFKMFQNDKSGKYGNISCGRPMSDWTFEFDYLTSSSRRLARDFIDSIPNGYFVVVRNIMRYTQVGGFVNEWMADESTMGAGKTLYHKLKNAGFADLDSFYRHRAFIFIYQKGNSGFKPVSMFSDNEYDVIMLSQNFKTPDSIGHITSPLYGPSRKWKQVKWDGYTADQVSTDKVTFDIIGVRPDGSSQTLFANIDPVEKGQDVSTINPIDYPNLQLRMTSRDSINYTPYQLNFWRVTYDPVPEGAVAPNIFFNMKDTFDVGEPATLKLAYKNVSDVKFADSIKAKLTVTDRNNITHTLSVPRQKPLISGDTLILTYDIPTQNLEGNNTLFVELNPDRDQNEQYYFNNNVFHDFFVKGDTLNPVLDVTFDDRHILNGDIVAAKPRIQIKLKDEARYMLLDNESLVTVQVKYPNEQTPRSFNFNSDTLRFTKAVESSGSENEATIDFMPDLTEDGDYELIVSGKDKSGNRAGELEYRVNFQVVRKPMISNMLNYPNPFTTSTSFVFTITGSDVPQNLRIQIMTITGKVVREITKEELGRLHIGRNITEYKWDGTDQYGQKLGNGVYLYRVITNLNGKALEKYKSANGDTDKYFNNGYGKMYLMR, from the coding sequence ATGAAAAAGTTTTTCGTCTGCTTACTGATACTCTCAGGCTTTATTTCTAAAGCGCAGGTATATAATAACGAATGGATAGATCATTCAAAAACCTACTATAAGTTTAAAGTAGGTAAAACGGGTCTGCATCGCATTCCTCAAACTGTTGTTTCTGCTGCGGGTTTAGGTAGTACGCCTGCAGAATACTTTCAGCTTTGGCGTAATGGTACCCAGGTACCTATTTATACAACCGTTTCTTCTGGCCCAATGTCTGCCAGTGACTATATAGAGTTTTGGGGTGAAATGAATGATGGTAGACCCGATAAGGAATTATATAGAAATCCGGGATACCAATTGAATGATAAGTATAGTTTGTTAACAGATACTGCTGTTTATTTTTTAACGGTAGACCCTGTTGTTTCTAATAATTTACGATTGAGAGATGTTGCCAATAATGTGGGAGGTAATACGCTGGCTCCAGAGCCTTACTTCATGTACACTGTTGGCAATTATTTTAATAAGGCCAGATTAAATAATGGTTATGCTGTCAATGTCGGCGAAACACTATATTCTTCTTCATATGATAGAGGTGAGGGATGGACTTCCGCAGAGATAGGGGGGACGCCACACACGTATACTTTTTCTGATCTGAACGTATCTACAACTGGCCCTGATGCCAAATTCACAATTGCTCTCTCTGGAAACCGGGTAAATCCACGCAGTTATCGTGTAAAAGTCAACAGTGACTCCCTACTAGGAAAACAGATGGATTACTATAACGATAGCAAGGACTCGGGAACTTTTTCTGCTAGCAAGTTAGCAGCTACAAACAAGGCTCTCATTGAAGTGGCACAAATTAGTAGCGTTGGATCGGATGCAATGGTTATTCACAAATATGAGTTAACCTACCCTCGGCAGTTTAATTTTGGCGCGCAACAAAATTTCGAGTTTGCATTGCCTGCTAGCGCCTCTGGCAATTACTTGGAAATTAAGAATTTTAATTTTGGGTCAGTTGCTCCAGTTTTATATGACCTAACAAATGGCAAACGATATGTAGGCAACATTTCTACACCTACCATTGTAAAAGTAGTATTAGAGCCGTCTTTGGCAGATCGGCGCTTGGTGTTGGTATCGCAGGTAGCAGCAAATAATACTTCTATTGCTTCTTTGGAAACGCGCAAGTTTGTAGATTATGCACAAGCCAGCAATCAAGGTAATTATATAATCATAACCAATTCATTATTGGTGCCCTCATCAGGAGCTAATCCTATTGAAGATTACAAACAGTATCGCAGTTCAGTTGAAGGAGGAAGTCATTCTGTAGTAGTGGCAATGATTGATGAATTGGTAGACCAGTTTGCTTTTGGAATTAAAAAGCACCCGATGGCGGTTCGGGACTTTCTTCTTTATGCGCGAGAGCAATTTACAGTAAAGCCGAAGAATGTTCTGTTAATTGGTAAAGGAGTTAATTACGTCCATCAGCGGGTATATGAAAATTATGCCGATTTAGATAAACTCAACCTGGTACCAACATTTGGCTGGCCGGCCTCGGATATATTGTTAGCTTGTGATAAAGGGTATGCTATTCCAAAACTTCCGATTGGTCGATTATCTGTAGTTAGTCCAACGGAAATAAGCGACTATTTAAATAAAATAAAAGAGTATGAGTCTTCACAACGTGTATCTTCTCCGCTAGTTAAAGACAGGGCTTGGATGAAAAATGTTATGCATGTAGTTGGGGCTAGTGAACCGAGCTTGCAAAGGATACTAGATTATTACATGCAAGGCTATAGCAATACAATATCAGATACTTTATTTGGGGCGAAAGTATATACCATTTCAAAAAACTCGCCTGAAGTCGTTCAGGAAGTGAATAATGGTTTAATTGATAAATTATTTGAAGACGGGTTAAGTCTAATTACTTATTTTGGTCATTCATCGGTTACTACTCTGGCATTTGATCTAAATGGTCCAAGCAAATATAATAATCCAGGAAAGTATCCTTTTTTTGTTGCATTAGGTTGTATGGCTGGGGACTTTTATAACTTTAACACTACACGTTTTGTAAACAAAGAAACACTTTCTGAAAAATTTGTTTTAGCACCCAAGCGAGGCTCTATAAGTTTTATTGCCAGTAGTTCTTACGGTATTCCCCATTATCTGGATATCTATAACAGTAGATTTTATAAGAATATTTCAGTAAACGGTTACGGCGAATCTATAGGAGAAAGTATGAGCGCCACAGTATCTCAAACAATGTCTTATACAACTCAGGAGGACTTCTATGCAAGGTCCACCTGTGAGCAAATAGCCTTACACGGTGATCCTGCACTGAAATTAAATTACTTTTTGAAACCAGATTTCGTAATCGAAGAACCAAATTTAAGAGTTAGTCCAAGTTTTGTATCTGTAACAGATAAGACGTTTAGTTTAAACGCCAAAATCTTAAATATAGGTAGGGGCATTAACACCGATTTGATTGTTGAAGTAAAACGTGAACTCCCCAATGGATCTTCCGGAATTATTTTTAGAGATACTATTCCTGCTACCCGTTTTGAAGATTCAATTCATGTTTTAATTCCAATTAATCCAATATCTGACAAGGGGTTAAATAAGTTAACGGTTACGATTGATCCGGAAAACTTAATAAATGAAAGTTACGAGACAAATAATACCATTACCAAAGAGGTAGTTATTTATAACGATGAGATTCATCCTATTTACCCATATAATTACTCTATTGTAAATAGACAGGGAATAAAACTTATAGCTTCTACTGCTAATCCTTTTGCAGAAGAGAAAGAATATAGACTTGAAGTAGATACCACAGAATCATTCCAAACACCGCTATCTGTAAAAACAATAAAAGCAGTAGGAGGGATAGTTGAATTTAATCCTGGTATTACATTTAATGATAATTCTGTTTATTATTGGCGGGTAGCCCCAGTTTCTAGCAGTATACGTACTTGGAATTCAGCCTCATTTGTCTATATCCCTAATCATGATTTAGGGTTTAACCAATCTCACGTTGATCAACATCAATATTCTGAGAAGCAACAAATTACGTTAAACAAAAGAGGCCGTTGGAATTTTGATTCTGTGCTACAAAATTTAAATATTCGCAATTGTGTAACTATTTCAGCATCCTCTGCTGAAACAGACTTTAGTATTGCGATCAATGGAGATAGAAGCCTCTTACGAAATGCTTGTGGGCGTTCTATTCTGGCTTTTAATGCGTTTGACCCTAAAACCTTTAAAATGTTCCAAAATGATAAGTCTGGAAAATATGGAAATATAAGTTGTGGCAGGCCTATGTCTGATTGGACTTTTGAGTTTGATTATTTGACATCAAGCTCACGCAGACTCGCTAGAGATTTTATAGATAGTATTCCTAATGGATATTTTGTTGTTGTAAGAAATATAATGAGGTATACTCAAGTGGGCGGGTTTGTTAATGAATGGATGGCTGATGAGTCAACAATGGGTGCAGGGAAAACACTTTATCATAAATTAAAAAATGCGGGCTTCGCAGATCTTGATTCATTCTATCGTCATAGGGCATTTATATTTATATATCAAAAGGGTAATTCTGGATTCAAACCAGTTTCAATGTTTTCTGATAATGAATATGATGTCATAATGCTTTCTCAAAACTTTAAAACTCCTGATTCCATTGGGCACATAACTTCTCCATTATATGGTCCATCAAGAAAATGGAAGCAGGTTAAATGGGACGGTTATACTGCAGATCAGGTTAGTACAGATAAAGTAACTTTTGATATAATAGGAGTGCGTCCTGATGGAAGTTCTCAGACATTGTTTGCAAATATTGATCCTGTAGAAAAAGGTCAGGATGTTTCTACAATTAATCCTATTGATTACCCCAACTTGCAGTTAAGAATGACAAGTAGGGATAGCATAAACTATACACCTTATCAGTTAAATTTTTGGCGAGTGACTTATGACCCTGTACCAGAAGGAGCTGTGGCACCAAATATCTTTTTCAACATGAAAGACACTTTTGATGTAGGAGAGCCTGCTACTTTGAAACTAGCTTATAAAAATGTTAGTGATGTAAAATTTGCAGATAGTATAAAAGCAAAACTAACAGTAACAGATCGCAATAATATAACTCATACGCTAAGTGTGCCAAGACAAAAACCATTGATTAGCGGCGATACTTTAATCCTTACTTATGATATTCCAACTCAGAACCTTGAAGGAAACAATACATTGTTTGTTGAATTAAATCCAGATAGAGATCAAAATGAACAGTATTATTTTAATAACAATGTTTTCCATGATTTCTTTGTGAAGGGGGATACTTTAAATCCTGTTCTTGATGTTACTTTTGATGATAGGCATATTTTAAACGGTGATATTGTTGCGGCAAAGCCTAGGATTCAAATCAAACTAAAAGATGAAGCACGATATATGTTATTGGACAATGAAAGTTTGGTGACCGTACAGGTAAAATACCCAAATGAACAGACGCCAAGGAGTTTTAATTTTAATTCAGATACATTAAGGTTTACTAAAGCAGTAGAAAGCTCTGGTTCAGAAAATGAAGCAACTATAGACTTTATGCCTGACTTAACAGAAGATGGAGATTATGAGCTGATTGTTTCTGGCAAAGACAAAAGTGGTAATAGAGCGGGTGAACTTGAATACAGAGTGAACTTTCAGGTGGTTAGGAAGCCAATGATTTCAAATATGCTGAATTATCCTAACCCATTTACAACTTCTACATCTTTTGTATTTACAATTACAGGTTCAGATGTGCCACAAAATCTCCGAATCCAAATAATGACTATTACAGGAAAAGTTGTTCGTGAGATTACAAAAGAAGAGCTGGGAAGATTGCATATAGGCAGAAATATTACAGAATATAAGTGGGATGGAACAGATCAGTACGGGCAAAAGTTAGGTAATGGGGTATATCTATACCGCGTGATAACCAACCTGAATGGAAAAGCATTAGAAAAATATAAGTCTGCTAACGGAGACACAGATAAGTATTTTAATAATGGATATGGTAAAATGTATTTGATGAGATAA
- a CDS encoding PorV/PorQ family protein — MKVNLLLATICTSFTLIGKAQFRKYSNEFLNIGVGARGLAMGSAQVASVSDGTAGYWNPAGLTGVQNVPSVSAMHAEYFSGIGKYDYANLAIPMAGNKRTLGLTAIRFGVDDIPNTLFLVEPDGTINYNNIKEFSSTDYAFLLSLGQRLRQSENKNVNFGVNAKVIHRSVGTFAKAWGFGLDAGLQIQAKQWRLGFAAKDITTTFNSWTFNFTEREKEALYLTNNDIPVKSTEMTAPRLVAGLARDFKFNKKFSLLAEANFDFTFDGQRNTLVSTENVNVDPKIGLEANLSNVVFLRAGVNNFQKALADQDTLNQKKVWIYQPTLGAGFRLQNVHIDYAFTNLANQSNALYTHVFSLQLDLVKPKNKTNTKTKAKTK; from the coding sequence ATGAAAGTTAACCTACTGCTCGCTACAATCTGTACCTCCTTCACGTTGATTGGAAAGGCACAATTTCGCAAATACTCAAATGAATTTCTCAATATAGGTGTTGGGGCCCGCGGGTTGGCCATGGGGAGTGCTCAGGTGGCCTCTGTGAGTGATGGAACTGCCGGTTACTGGAATCCAGCTGGATTAACTGGCGTTCAAAATGTTCCTAGTGTGAGTGCTATGCATGCGGAATATTTTTCAGGTATTGGAAAGTATGATTATGCGAATTTAGCTATACCAATGGCTGGCAATAAGCGCACATTAGGACTGACAGCGATTCGGTTTGGCGTAGACGATATTCCCAATACTTTATTTTTGGTAGAACCAGATGGAACTATCAATTATAATAACATAAAGGAGTTTAGTTCTACTGACTATGCTTTTTTGCTTTCATTGGGCCAACGGTTGCGTCAAAGCGAAAACAAGAATGTGAATTTTGGAGTTAATGCAAAAGTGATTCACCGCAGCGTGGGTACGTTTGCCAAAGCATGGGGATTTGGCTTAGACGCCGGACTTCAGATTCAGGCCAAACAGTGGCGTTTGGGCTTTGCTGCAAAAGACATAACGACAACGTTCAACTCTTGGACATTTAACTTCACAGAGCGCGAGAAAGAGGCGTTATACTTAACGAATAATGATATTCCTGTAAAATCTACAGAAATGACTGCTCCCCGGTTAGTGGCGGGCTTGGCACGTGATTTTAAGTTTAATAAAAAGTTTAGTTTATTAGCGGAAGCTAATTTCGATTTTACGTTTGATGGACAACGTAATACGTTAGTAAGCACTGAAAATGTAAATGTTGATCCGAAGATAGGTTTAGAAGCTAACCTAAGTAATGTGGTCTTTTTACGGGCTGGTGTAAATAATTTTCAAAAAGCTCTGGCAGATCAGGATACACTGAATCAAAAGAAAGTGTGGATCTATCAGCCAACGCTAGGTGCCGGCTTTCGGTTACAGAATGTGCACATTGACTACGCCTTTACCAACCTGGCTAACCAATCCAATGCCTTGTATACCCATGTTTTCTCTCTCCAATTAGATCTGGTTAAACCAAAAAATAAAACCAATACGAAAACCAAAGCGAAAACAAAATAA